Proteins from a genomic interval of Bacillus methanolicus:
- a CDS encoding IS3 family transposase (programmed frameshift) codes for MVKLYENGKPRKDILSEYNLTPSALDKWVKQSQTSGSFKEKDNRTPEEEELIKLRKENQRLLMENDIFKASCADTRTKVNVIKNNRHKYSISAMCDVLQLPRSTYYYEAKEQSKSDDELTVTIVDIFHKSRQNYGTRKIKHELKKLGKIASRRRIGRIMKENGLVSKYTVAQFKPHVDKCNESKVENVLNREFDQQKELTVVVSDLTYVRVQKNWHYICLFVDLYNREIVGHSAGPNKDAGLVYQALSTIKADLRQIQLFHTDRGNEFKNKTIDEALDTFEIKRSLSMKGCPYDNAVAEATFKIIKTEFVKGKYFESLEQLKLELDDYVHWFNHIRIHGSLGYLSPIEYKKEHLKKIV; via the exons ATGGTCAAACTATATGAAAATGGAAAGCCTAGAAAAGACATTTTAAGTGAATACAATTTAACTCCTTCTGCATTGGACAAATGGGTGAAACAGAGCCAAACCTCTGGTTCATTTAAAGAGAAGGATAACCGAACACCTGAAGAAGAAGAGTTGATCAAACTCCGTAAAGAAAATCAGCGTTTACTGATGGAGAATGATATTT TTAAAGCAAGCTGCGCTGATACTAGGACGAAAGTAAATGTGATCAAAAATAATCGTCACAAATACTCGATATCAGCAATGTGCGACGTCCTACAACTCCCAAGAAGCACTTATTATTATGAAGCAAAAGAACAATCCAAATCAGATGATGAACTTACGGTTACCATCGTCGATATTTTTCATAAAAGCCGCCAGAACTATGGCACTCGTAAGATAAAACATGAGTTGAAAAAACTCGGTAAAATTGCATCCAGAAGACGTATTGGCCGAATCATGAAAGAAAATGGGCTAGTATCAAAATATACAGTTGCCCAGTTTAAGCCACATGTGGATAAATGTAATGAATCTAAAGTTGAAAATGTGTTGAATAGGGAATTTGATCAACAAAAGGAATTAACGGTTGTAGTCAGTGATTTAACATACGTAAGGGTCCAAAAAAATTGGCATTACATATGTCTATTTGTTGATCTTTATAATAGAGAAATTGTTGGACATAGTGCCGGTCCTAATAAAGATGCTGGACTAGTCTACCAAGCCTTATCAACGATTAAAGCTGATTTAAGACAAATTCAACTATTTCACACAGACCGAGGAAACGAGTTTAAAAACAAGACAATCGATGAAGCTTTAGATACATTCGAGATTAAACGGTCGTTAAGCATGAAAGGTTGCCCATATGATAACGCAGTAGCCGAAGCCACATTTAAAATTATCAAGACAGAATTTGTAAAAGGTAAATATTTTGAAAGTTTAGAACAGTTAAAGTTGGAATTAGACGATTATGTTCATTGGTTTAATCATATAAGAATTCACGGATCACTGGGGTATTTAAGCCCTATTGAATACAAAAAGGAACACCTTAAAAAAATTGTCTAG
- a CDS encoding MerR family transcriptional regulator: MEEQFFKISDFATKIGKHVNTVDGWFKKLEEQHIHYINRINNEKVYDQLDLKIALFIKQKREQKWSLDAIFEDLENHFDLRPFPIEEEPKNNVLDLNVIKRQIAEEVRKGIEEAAAAQLKEIKDEYDKMMMQYMVQVEEQYKKIMKHLPDPEDSKKTRQQQITDLITRRRVESILKREALELWEQKPESERLKKVGLFSKIEDVNKRDRFIEEYIDQHFEEYMRKELGIE; encoded by the coding sequence GTGGAAGAACAATTTTTTAAAATTAGTGATTTTGCAACCAAAATAGGTAAGCATGTTAACACGGTTGACGGGTGGTTTAAAAAGCTTGAGGAACAACACATTCATTATATAAACCGGATAAACAATGAAAAAGTTTATGATCAACTCGATCTAAAGATTGCCTTATTCATTAAACAAAAACGGGAACAAAAATGGTCTCTCGATGCCATTTTTGAGGATTTGGAGAATCATTTCGATTTACGGCCGTTTCCAATAGAAGAAGAACCGAAAAATAATGTCCTTGATTTAAATGTAATAAAGCGCCAGATTGCAGAAGAAGTGAGAAAGGGGATAGAGGAAGCAGCTGCAGCACAGCTAAAGGAAATTAAAGATGAATACGATAAAATGATGATGCAATATATGGTTCAAGTAGAAGAGCAATATAAAAAAATCATGAAACATTTACCTGATCCCGAGGACTCTAAAAAAACAAGACAACAACAAATTACTGATTTAATCACTAGAAGGCGAGTAGAATCAATACTAAAACGAGAAGCGCTAGAGCTGTGGGAGCAAAAACCAGAATCAGAGAGACTTAAGAAGGTAGGGCTGTTTAGTAAAATTGAAGATGTTAACAAAAGGGATCGTTTTATCGAAGAATACATTGATCAACACTTTGAAGAATATATGAGAAAAGAATTGGGGATCGAATAA
- a CDS encoding S66 peptidase family protein — MAIRPPVLQRGDTIGLVTLGSPLDANIINTRVQTLIDLGFNIVLGRHVYSYEGIVAASAEQRAEDVMNMFRDPKVKMILPTRGGTGVQTILPYLDYDVIRENPKIISGYSDLTVLLNSLYQFSNLITFHSLMLIDFRLDTPAYNFNQFFEVTSTFISPRIIQNPPDKPLMSLVPNNVTGPIVGGNMTSLVNTLGTPFEIDTQGKILFLEEINSPTTTIFRYLTQLLMSGKFQDCLGIIMGECTNCLVSYDTTYEDLINEWLVPLGKPLMVNLATGHNFYKAAIPIGSTVNLNTIDNTLTVLEPTVSF; from the coding sequence ATGGCAATAAGACCACCGGTGTTGCAAAGAGGAGACACGATTGGTTTGGTTACACTTGGCAGCCCTCTTGATGCTAATATTATTAATACCCGAGTACAAACTTTGATAGATTTGGGCTTTAATATAGTTTTGGGCAGACACGTTTATTCTTATGAGGGCATCGTAGCTGCATCGGCTGAACAAAGAGCCGAAGATGTAATGAACATGTTCAGAGATCCGAAAGTCAAAATGATATTACCAACAAGAGGAGGGACAGGAGTTCAGACCATTCTTCCTTATCTAGATTATGACGTCATAAGAGAGAACCCTAAAATTATATCTGGTTATAGTGACTTAACAGTGCTATTAAATAGTTTGTATCAATTTAGTAATTTAATTACATTCCACAGCCTGATGCTTATTGATTTTAGATTAGACACACCTGCTTATAATTTTAATCAATTCTTTGAAGTAACCTCTACATTTATTTCTCCTAGGATTATCCAAAACCCACCGGATAAACCTCTGATGAGTTTAGTACCAAACAATGTAACGGGTCCAATAGTTGGTGGAAATATGACTTCTTTAGTCAATACCCTTGGTACTCCATTTGAAATTGATACACAAGGAAAAATACTTTTTTTAGAAGAAATCAATTCACCTACTACAACAATTTTTCGGTATCTAACTCAACTATTAATGTCAGGAAAATTCCAAGATTGTCTTGGTATTATCATGGGAGAATGTACAAATTGCCTTGTATCTTATGATACAACTTATGAAGATTTAATTAATGAATGGCTAGTTCCCTTAGGAAAACCTCTGATGGTCAACCTTGCTACAGGGCATAATTTTTATAAAGCTGCTATTCCAATAGGTTCTACTGTTAATCTCAATACGATAGATAATACATTGACTGTACTTGAACCAACCGTTTCTTTTTGA